In a genomic window of Vigna angularis cultivar LongXiaoDou No.4 chromosome 6, ASM1680809v1, whole genome shotgun sequence:
- the LOC108318916 gene encoding uncharacterized protein LOC108318916, translating to MSTDDPIEMIRVLQQKMDEMQQRHEDELAAVKADCEAQISREIARKDGDERVKEKGKGKDAVEERSEQNTERDETWRPTGTEAEGSKAKSVHAESAAEDRRMVVKPEPSSTLLLPFAQNIMDVQISEQFIAPQFKMYDGTTNPEGHIKTFSNAMAFRTGNNAIWCRAFSLSLEDEALEWFNNLPPNSIENFARLKQLFIRQFATNSTQDLTVFELVTLKQGKEETLRAFMDRYQKTVRRVKALCPELALHYILPALKPGPFKDSVCRRAPKTMEELRERATDEIRVEEMKLSYKKESQELRSEKADGEKPDNSVGKPGGNRQKEPRRGPRFQ from the coding sequence ATGAGCACAGACGACCCTATCGAGATGATCAGAGTTCTACAACAGAAGATGGACGAGATGCAACAGCGTCATGAAGATGAGTTGGCGGCGGTTAAGGCCGATTGTGAAGCCCAGATAAGCCGGGAGATTGCAAGGAAGGACGGGGACGAGCGGGTGAAGGAGAAGGGGAAGGGGAAGGATGCCGTAGAGGAACGTTCGGAACAGAATACCGAACGCGATGAGACCTGGAGGCCGACTGGTACCGAGGCCGAAGGAAGTAAGGCCAAGTCGGTACACGCGGAGAGCGCGGCTGAGGATAGGCGGATGGTGGTCAAACCGGAGCCTTCCTCCACGCTATTACTCCCCTTCGCCCAAAACATAATGGACGTTCAAATTTCTGAACAATTCATTGCACCCCAATTCAAAATGTATGATGGAACCACCAATCCTGAGGGCCACATCAAAACCTTCTCGAACGCGATGGCATTCAGAACAGGCAACAACGCCATCTGGTGCCGGGCATTCTCGTTGTCTTTGGAAGACGAGGCCCTTGAATGGTTTAACAACCTGCCTCCCAATTCCATAGAAAATTTCGCCAGACTGAAGCAGCTGTTTATCCGGCAATTCGCGACTAACAGCACACAGGACTTGACCGTGTTTGAGTTGGTCACCCTGAAGCAGGGGAAGGAAGAAACGCTGAGAGCGTTCATGGATCGGTACCAGAAAACCGTACGGCGGGTGAAGGCGTTATGTCCGGAGCTCGCCCTCCATTACATCCTACCCGCTCTCAAGCCCGGACCGTTCAAAGACAGCGTCTGTCGGCGAGCCCCTAAGACTATGGAGGAGCTGAGGGAACGCGCGACAGACGAGATAAGGGTTGAGGAGATGAAGTTATCCTACAAAAAGGAGAGCCAGGAGCTTAGGAGTGAGAAGGCGGACGGGGAGAAACCCGACAATTCGGTAGGAAAACCGGGCGGCAACAGGCAGAAGGAACCGCGCCGAGGGCCCCGTTTCCAGTAG